A window of Bos taurus isolate L1 Dominette 01449 registration number 42190680 breed Hereford chromosome 8, ARS-UCD2.0, whole genome shotgun sequence contains these coding sequences:
- the C8H9orf153 gene encoding chromosome 8 C9orf153 homolog, protein MSFNRDMDPSKEGEEDESLTCSLPELYAFAENFNKENKKLNLLKMHCISPGEAQRMLSQKHFLNGTGGTDGRADDSLPVFTCKVVRREERPESMTELLHRSLLTRSLSPVERLSKSQQRISEYGIPPPVHTFPYEILIDHSKFVSMVTIRKKIQSTKILCRLGIPCVSPEKFIFEDKAPKYFLIDPAKQFMDLRDLEWKFYKGLVKWKRCISDEFSDIKNDSEKRFVGSQQLPHPLSPPLVHKSLVIYPKVDYPKTLSPS, encoded by the exons ATGTCCTTCAACAGAGACATGGATCCGAGTAAAGAGGGTGAAGAAGATGAATCTCTGACATGCTCG ctgCCAGAATTATATGCGTTTGCTGAGAATTTTAATAAGGAGAACAAAAAATTGAATCTCCTGAAAATGCACTGTATTTCACCTGGTGAAGCACAGAGAATGCTCAGTCAAAAGCATTTCCTGAATGGAACCGGGGGGACTGATGGGAGAGCAGATGATTCCTTACCTGTTTTCACGTGCAAGGtggtgagaagagaagagaggccgGAGTCCATGACTGAGCTCCTGCACCGCAGCTTGCTTACCAGGTCCCTCTCCCCCGTGGAGAGACTCTCCAAATCCCAGCAGAGAATCTCTGAGTATGGGATCCCCCCTCCCGTGCACACTTTTCCTTATGAGATTCTCATCGATCACTCCAAATTCGTGTCAATGGTCACCATACGGAAGAAGATTCAGAGCACCAAAATTCTGTGCAGGCTGGGCATTCCCTGTGTCTCGCCAGAGAAGTTTATCTTTGAAGATAAAGCCCCTAAATACTTCCTCATCGATCCAG CAAAACAATTCATGGATCTAAGGGATCTGGAATGGAAGTTTTACAAGGGGCTTGTGAAGTGGAAGCGCTGCATTTCGGATGAGTTTTCAGACATTAAGAATGACAGCGAGAAGAGATTTGTGGGGAGCCAGCAGTTGCCGCATCCTCTTTCCCCACCTCTAGTTCATAAGTCTCTTGTCATTTATCCTAAAGTTGATTACCCAAAAACGTTATCACCttcttaa